One window of Hydractinia symbiolongicarpus strain clone_291-10 chromosome 3, HSymV2.1, whole genome shotgun sequence genomic DNA carries:
- the LOC130635727 gene encoding polyunsaturated fatty acid lipoxygenase ALOX15B-like: protein MVRLDMLDVLSGFVSKSSQIQDLNFTDLAELSENDVNNLEKDEFTEIVMDHHKCYIPRSCTISLPQHTKSKRCLMQRSYDTEKARRWYKITDENKKSTIDFPLKFIPFLNQTRNAIAFYYSIDKFESKYFVLYLTWRKTMENILQQLNKVFASASFYTIKEYEIVHSSFRAAIKALRVPQYFNSPDLDPSYTDIISNNKWEDDDTFSQFVLTWQCPWTLRKVTKHGNVGLKFSKLAKQLNPTFDFNAALSNAYGQNITLYEAADQQRLYVLYNEEHNDLPTFADLLDKNPNDTRTLINVTSPITLFIRNRRRELKVVAIQWDYLPSSDVLTPSSPKAQWLSARGMALQAHLDVCQLKTHLGDVHFVYTIFCLAFRRHFSTLHPLYDVLKFHCEGTTPQISIAYPALLFPQSYGHQYFAASHIGVANLSTQAYIKRKYGMFDFDKLMKNRGLDDSLLSYNPFRDDGKVIWTELKSFASQLVKMYYRCDRDVRRDRELQSFANEISADGIGEDGGNGKFTGFPATFCSRRQLTEFITRFLWYNIIHTSVNYALLPNFTPMVPVKLYSDTAPNAAGNYAHFLPDRRVTLGITHFANFLSHFRANRIMDYYDKVKDNKLRYLVKRTYNRFHSCIQRTLQCRNAKRKAAGYLGLQYLEPKWLTNSVHV, encoded by the exons ATGGTTCGTCTGGACATGCTTGATGTGTTGAGTGGATTTGTATCTAAATCAAGTCAAATTCAAG atttgaATTTTACCGATCTCGCTGAACTTTCAGAAAATGATGTTAATAATCTCGAAAAAGATGAGTTTACTGAGATTGTCATGGATCACCATAAATGCTATATACCAC GTTCATGCACGATTTCTCTCCCGCAACATACAAAATCCAAGCGATGTCTGATGCAACGGTCATATGATACTGAAAAAGCTAGAAGGTGGTACAAGATAACAGATGAAAATAAGAAATCAACAATCGATTTCCCTTTAAAGTTTATCCCATTTTTAAACCAAACGAGAAATGCAATCGCCTTCTACTATTCCATTGATAAATTCgaatcaaaatattttgttctttaTCTCACATGGAGAAAAACTATGGAAAACATTTTGCAGCAATTAAACAAAGTTTTCGCTTCAGCCTCATTTTATACCATTAAAGAATATGAAATCGTGCACAGTTCTTTTAGAGCTGCCATTAAA GCTTTAAGAGTTCCTCAATATTTCAACAGCCCTGATTTAGATCCATCGTATACTGATATAATTTCAAACAACAAATGGGAAGATGATGATACTTTTAGTCAATTTGTTTTGACATGGCAATGCCCTTGGACACTTCGTAAGGTGACCAAACATG gcAATGTTGGACTAAAGTTTTCAAAGTTAGCAAAACAGTTAAATCCAACTTTTGATTTCAATGCTGCTCTATCAAATGCATATGGACAGAACATAACCTTGTACGAA GCAGCAGATCAACAACGTCTGTATGTTTTGTACAATGAAGAACATAATGATTTACCGACGTTTGCAGATCTCCTTGATAAAAACCCGAATGATACTAGAACGCTGATTAATGTTACATCACCTATCACTTTGTTTATTAGAAACAGAAGACGTGAATTAAAAGTGGTTGCTATTCAATGGGATTACTTACCAT CTTCAGATGTACTCACACCAAGTTCACCAAAAGCGCAATGGTTATCTGCAAGAGGAATGGCTTTACAAGCTCATTTAGATGTTTGTCAATTAAAAACTCATCTTGGAGACGTACATTTCGTTTACACAATATTCTGTCTTGCCTTCAGACGCCATTTCAGCACGCTACATCCGTTAtatgatgttttaaaatttcactgCGAGGGTACAACACCTCAAATCTCCATTGCTTATCCAGCACTTTTATTTCCTCAGTCATATGGTCATCAATACTTTGCAGCTTCACATATTGGTGTGGCTAATCTGTCAACACAAGcgtatataaaaagaaaatatggaATGTTTGATTTTGATAAGTTAATGAAG AACCGCGGCCTTGACGACAGCTTATTGAGTTATAATCCCTTTCGCGACGATGGAAAAGTTATTTGGACTGAATTAAAATCATTTGCTTCTCAATTGGTAAAAAT GTATTATCGATGTGACAGGGATGTAAGAAGGGATAGAGAGTTGCAAAGTTTTGCAAATGAGATTTCTGCTGATGGTATTGGCGAAGATGGTGGCAATGGAAAA TTCACTGGATTCCCTGCAACCTTCTGTTCTCGACGTCAACTGACGGAATTCATCACAAGATTCTTGTGGTATAATATCATCCATACCTCTGTTAACTATGCACTGTTGCCCAATTTCACACCAATGGTTCCAGTGAAACTGTACAGCGACACAGCTCCAAATGCTGCAGGAAACTATGCGCACTTTTTGCCAGATAGAAGAGTAACATTG GGAataactcattttgcaaacttttTGAGTCATTTTCGTGCAAATCGCATCATGGATTATTACGATAAAGTAAAGGATAACAAGCTTCGCTATCTTGTCAAAAGAACGTACAATCGATTTCATTCGTGTATTCAACGAACATTGCAATGCCGAAACGCAAAACGAAAAGCAGCTGGGTATTTGGGATTGCAATATTTAGAACCAAAATGGCTGACCAACAGCGTGCATGTCTAA
- the LOC130635730 gene encoding uncharacterized protein LOC130635730, translating to MAPLSNKIVNGILAVAITVLHITIITTVLSKSKLRKIRSHKYIVHLSCGILVAGRILIGFATETDWFTPVPYLHINLGIITFTLDRFLSIQFPLRYTNWRKENYVLFFLWFATVIASIGYYVTKSTEKSLQQNENKMTVFVIVTGLVIFISILSNAILFHIARKQLRGIQKIQILSETRNSEIDTNPLNTSSMSRRTMQVREIKQFYICFGFIITYVLAWSPPVVTKFAELALNIESSLMCFTWMVTFANINSLSDGFIFIALNKTLRKACTSFFCKVTVPMK from the exons ATGGCACCACTATCAAACAAAATAGTCAATGGTATTTTAGCTGTGGCAATTACAGTATTACATATTACCATCATCACAACGGTTTTATCAAAGTCAAAGCTTCGTAAAATCAGATCACATAAGTACATCGTGCATTTATCGTGCGGAATTTTGGTAGCAGGACGAATTTTGATTGGATTTGCAACAGAAACTGATTGGTTCACACCTGTGCCATATTTACATATCAATTTAGGCATCATCACGTTCACATTAGATCGGTTTCTTTCCATACAGTTTCCATTGAGGTACACAAATTGGAGAAAGGAAAATTAtgtcttgttttttctttggtttgCAACTGTTATAGCGAGCATTGGTTATTATGTAACAAAATCAACAGAAAAATCACTACAACAGAACGAGAATAAAATGACAGTATTTGTAATTGTAACTGGGCTGGTTATATTTATCTCAATCTTGTCCAATGCCATACTGTTCCACATAGCGAGAAAGCAGTTACGGGGAATTCAGAAAATACAGATTCTATCAGAAACGAGAAACAGCGAAATAG ATACAAATCCACTCAACACATCAAGCATGTCCAGACGAACCATGCAAGTGAGAGAAATCAAACAATTTTACATCTGTTTTGGTTTCATCATAACTTACGTATTAGCCTGGTCGCCTCCAGTCGTAACGAAATTCGCAGAGCTAGCATTAAATATCGAATCTTCTTTGATGTGTTTCACCTGGATGGTAACGTTTGCCAACATCAATTCTCTTTCGGATGGATTCATTTTCATTGCTTTAAACAAAACGTTGAGAAAAGCTTGTACATCATTTTTCTGTAAAGTGACAGTTCCCATGAAATAA
- the LOC130635732 gene encoding lys-63-specific deubiquitinase BRCC36-like: MVKRVLIESDALEVCMVHALSTEKEEVMGLLIGEVEDNISHIHAVIMLRRLDKRKDRVEISPEQLSSASSEAEDIGYKTRAQKSLRIIGWYHSHPHITVWPSHVDVRTQAMYQLMDKDFVGLIISCFNDNTAHLGQMQVTCFQSIDVSSTHPPRYERLEIPQEIIPCNTISGACLQSLSSLPQILYQEEYDSYNKSLRHDDQDLLTAVQNASVFSKSIIRIIEMICSPILQILENNLQMKKKKMEELKSRHECLEKQLANILGEQEKR; this comes from the exons ATGGTTAAAAGAGTACTTATCGAATCAGATGCTCTGGAAGTTTGTATGGTTCATGCATTGTCAACAGAAAAGGAAGAAGTAATGGGATTACTCATTGGAGAG GTAGAAGATAATATCTCACACATACATGCTGTTATAATGCTACGTAGGCTTGATAAAAGAAAAGATAGGGTGGAAATTTCACCTGAACAACTTTCAAGTGCATCCAGTGAAGCTGAA GATATAGGATATAAAACTCGAGCCCAAAAGTCATTACGAATAATTGGATGGTATCATTCACATCCACACATTACTGTATGGCCTTCTCATGTTG ATGTGCGTACACAGGCCATGTATCAATTGATGGATAAAGATTTTGTGGGTTTAATCATCTCCTGTTTTAATGATAATACTGCG CACCTTGGTCAGATGCAAGTGACATGTTTCCAATCAATTGATGTTTCTTCAACTCATCCAcccag ATATGAGAGACTGGAGATTCCACAAGAAATTATACCTTGTAACACTATCAGTGGTGCATGCTTGCAATCCTTATCCAGTTTACCACAAATTCTCTATCAG GAGGAATATGATTCTTACAACAAATCGCTAAG ACATGACGACCAAGACTTGCTCACGGCTGTTCAAAATGCTTCTG TATTTTCCAAATCAATAATTCGAATTATCGAGATGATATGTTCGCCGATTTTACAAATTttggaaaataatttacaaatgaaaaagaaaaagatggaaGAATTAAAAAGTCGCCATGAGTGTCTAGAAAAGCAACTGGCGAATATTTTGGGCGAGCAGGAAAAACGTTGA
- the LOC130635731 gene encoding 1-acyl-sn-glycerol-3-phosphate acyltransferase alpha-like produces MYIWILVIAVVILYILTQVSSTAKYHIKYIGYLLYCIFLTSLCGVFCIFRPGSSKNIFIAQFILKVIKFEWLFGLDIQIEDWDNLLNAKKPFVVVSNHQTAIDALVLLKASPNGTAPLAKKVLLYVPIFGPVCWLCGTIFINRKKGKSAIDIMKKVGREMKEKMTSVWIFPEGTRYQLDKVMAFKKGAFHLAVQAKVPIVPVLIGNYRNVIDHKNKQFDGGVIRVKCLPPVHTDNVDNVDTLVEEVQQLLSNEFEKDLEKRSSIFENIQPIKRD; encoded by the coding sequence ATGTATATCTGGATTTTGGTCATCGCTGTTGTAATACTTTATATTCTCACACAAGTGTCAAGCACAGCAAAGTACCACATTAAGTATATTGGATATTTACTCTATTGCATTTTCTTAACTTCTCTCTGTGGAGTGTTTTGTATTTTTCGTCCTGGGAGCTCCAAGAATATCTTTATTGCACAATTTATTTTGAAagtgataaagtttgaatggtTGTTTGGTCTTGATATACAAATTGAAGACTGGGACAATCTATTGAATGCTAAAAAACCTTTTGTTGTGGTATCCAATCATCAAACTGCTATTGATGCACTTGTCTTGTTAAAAGCATCACCAAATGGAACTGCCCCGTTAGCCAAAAAAGTACTGTTGTATGTCCCGATATTTGGACCGGTTTGTTGGCTTTGTGGTACGATATTTATAAATCGTAAGAAAGGTAAATCAGCAATTGATATTATGAAGAAAGTTGGTCGAGAAATGAAGGAAAAGATGACATCAGTGTGGATATTTCCTGAGGGAACCAGGTATCAGCTTGATAAGGTAATGGCTTTTAAAAAGGGAGCTTTTCACTTAGCTGTTCAGGCGAAGGTACCAATTGTACCAGTCCTTATTGGAAATTATCGCAATGTCATTGATCACAAAAACAAGCAATTTGATGGTGGTGTAATTCGTGTGAAGTGCTTGCCACCAGTACATACAGATAATGTTGATAATGTTGATACACTTGTAGAAGAAGTGCAACAATTATTATCAAATGAATTTGAGAAAGATTTAGAGAAACGTtctagtatttttgaaaatattcaaCCAATAAAAAGAGATTAA